One part of the Dysidea avara chromosome 10, odDysAvar1.4, whole genome shotgun sequence genome encodes these proteins:
- the LOC136236636 gene encoding uncharacterized protein — protein sequence MTSFGCNEITMAGFNPSFRVQGQVYHRIGSLVPSTGESPKFSQIYFIDNQQTEVATRCGIVDGLRLDIVRGITELLHDDNHYVQLIKVAKEIFEQHDEPANIRVVINENKQPVGEHARRYNSPMCDEVGVLMPNDNVNNRDIVLHYRDGSLQHISELHRGYDPLQYPLLFSYGTDGWHINLKLANGRKLTAMVYYRYHIMVRQQVPVLLKAKRLFQQFLVDAYCKIETERLQFLRREQKALHADCYQDLRDAMVDGDGDPRNVGRRVILLSSFTGGPRYMHERQQDAMTYVRKYGHPDHFITMTTNPNWPEIRNNLLPGQEPLDHPDLVARVFRLKVKKLLEMLTKEMIFGKPRAWLYSTELQKGMIIQWEASACYCVVTSGRFYLSFKVALEVTLLMLASSDLICGTVWWLNNYTLT from the coding sequence atgacaagctttggctgtaacgagataactatggctggcttcaatccttcttttagagtacagggtcaagtctatcatcgtataggtagtttagttccatcaacaggtgagtctcctaaattttcccaaatttattttatcgacaaccagcaaactgaagtagctacaagatgtgggatagttgatgggttaaggcttgacatagttaggggtattactgagcttttgcatgacgataatcactatgttcaacttattaaggtagctaaagaaatatttgagcagcatgatgagccagcaaatattagggtagtgattaatgagaacaaacagcctgtaggagagcatgctaggaggtacaatagcccgatgtgtgatgaggtaggagtgctaatgcctaatgataatgtaaataatagggacatagttttgcactatagggatgggtctttgcagcacatttctgaacttcatagggggtatgatcctttacagtatcctttactcttttcttatggcaccgatggatggcacatcaacctgaaattggctaatggtaggaaattgacagccatggtgtattaccgctaccacatcatggtcaggcagcaagtgcctgtattgcttaaggctaaaaggcttttccagcaattcctggttgacgcctactgtaagattgaaactgagcgcttacagtttctcaggcgtgagcaaaaggcactacatgctgattgctaccaggattTGCGGGATGCAATGGTAGATGGGGATGGTGACCCCAGGAATGTTGGTCGTAGGGTGATCCTACTGTCGTCATTTACTGGTGGACCACGCTACATGCATGAGCGTCAGCAGGATGCAATGACCTATGTTAGGAAGTATGGCCACCCCGACCACTTTATCACCATGACCACCAATCCTAATTGGCCAGAGATTAGGAACAATCTACTACCAGGTCAAGAGCCTCTGGACCATCCAGACTTAGTGGCCCGTGTGTTTAGGCTTAAGGTGAAGAAATTGTTAGAGATGCTCACAAAGGAGATGATTTTTGGGAAACCACGGGCTTGGCTCTACTCAACAGAATTGCAAAAGGGAATGATAATCCAATGGGAGGCAAGTGCATGCTACTGTGTGGTGACTTCAGGCAGATTCTACCTGTCATTCAAGGTGGCATTAgaggtaacattgttgatgCTTGCCTCAAGCGATCTCATCTGTGGGACAGTGTGGTGGTTAAACAACTACACACTAACATGA
- the LOC136236677 gene encoding transmembrane emp24 domain-containing protein eca-like, with amino-acid sequence MKASVLFPVLLLTLIAVYPSVGLYFHIRETEEKCFIEEVPDETMVVGKYKTQLYDDRTQAWMPSSPGIGMHVEVKDPGSRVILSRHYAEEGRFVFTSHLPGEHSICIGTNSSRWYGGSQLRVHLTIRVGEHAVDYAQIVAKDKLNDLQLRMRQLMDQVEQISKEQAYQRLREERFRATSESTNARVLWWSLGQTIILILTGIWQMRHLKSFFEAKKLV; translated from the exons ATGAAGGCGTCAGTTTTGTTCCCTGTTTTGCTACTTACATTGATTGCTGTATACCCTTCGGTCGGGTTGTATTTTCATATTAGAGAGACCGAGGAAAAATGTTTCATCGAAGAAGTACCGGATGAAACGATGGTAGTTG gCAAGTACAAGACTCAATTATACGATGATCGCACGCAGGCCTGGATGCCATCCAGTCCAGGAATAGGGATGCATGTGGAAGTAAAAGACCCAGGAAGTCGAGTGATATTATCCCGTCACTACGCAGAGGAGGGAAGATTTGTCTTTACCTCACATCTTCCAGGAGAACACTCAATATGCATTGGAACTAACAGTAGTCGGTGGTATGGTGGgagtcaattg CGAGTTCACTTGACGATCAGAGTTGGTGAACATGCTGTGGACTATGCTCAAATTGTTGCTAAGGACAAACTGAATGATCTTCAGCTGAGAATGAGACAACTAATGGATCAGGTGGAACAAATATCAAAAGAACAAGCTTACCAGAGA CTTCGTGAAGAACGTTTCAGAGCTACTAGTGAGAGTACTAATGCTCGTGTGTTATGGTGGTCACTGGGTCAGACCATCATCCTTATCCTCACCGGAATATGGCAAATGAGACACCTCAAGAGCTTCTTCGAGGCAAAGAAACTAGTTTAA
- the LOC136236648 gene encoding casein kinase I, whose amino-acid sequence MASGNASQMPSGSGTSGGSKTEFQVGGKYRLVRKIGSGSFGDIYLGVNITNGEEVAVKLESVKARHPQLLYESKLYKILQGGVGIPHIKWYGIERDYNVLVMDLLGPSLEDLFNFCSRRFTMKTVLMLADQMIGRIEYVHNKNFIHRDIKPDNFLMGIGRHCNKLFLIDFGLAKKYRDTRTKQHIPYREDKNLTGTARYASINAHLGIEQCRRDDMESLGYVLMYFNRTSLPWQGLKAATKKQKYEKISEKKMSTPVEVLCKGFPAEFAMYLNYCRGLRFEEAPDYMYLRQLFRILFRTLNHQYDYTFDWTLLKQKHAASQSSSLALPTTREEVATKDDHHKDDDHHGTSKKVSKKRDASAH is encoded by the exons ATGGCATCAGGAAACGCCTCACAGATGCCTTCTGGGAGTGGAACTTCTGGAGGCAGTAAAACTGAATTTCAAGTCGGCGGTAAATACCGCCTAGTGAGAAAAATAGGTAGCGGTTCTTTCGGAGATATTTACCTAGGAGTGAACATCACGAATGGAGAG GAGGTAGCTGTGAAACTTGAATCAGTAAAAGCCAGGCATCCTCAACTATTGTATGAATCTAAACTATACAAGATTCTTCAAGGAGGAGTTGGAATACCTCACATTAA GTGGTATGGAATTGAGCGAGATTACAATGTATTAGTTATGGATTTACTTGGCCCAAGTCTTGAAGATCTTTTCAACTTCTGCTCAAGAAGATTTACAATGAAAACAGTTCTAATGTTAGCCGACCAG ATGATTGGGAGAATAGAGTATGTACACAATAAAAACTTTATTCATCGTGATATTAAACCAGATAACTTCTTGATGGGAATCGGTCGGCATTGTAACAAG TTGTTTCTGATTGATTTTGGCTTGGCCAAGAAGTATAGAGACACACGAACTAAACAACACATACCTTACAGAGAAGATAAAAACCTCACAGGCACTGCTAGATATGCTAGTATAAATGCCCACCTTGGCATCGAGCAATG TCGTCGTGATGATATGGAGTCACTGGGTTATGTACTAATGTACTTCAATCGGACCAGTCTACCCTGGCAGGGACTAAAAGCTGCCACTAAGAAACAAAAATATGAGAAAATCAGTGAAAAGAAAATGTCAACACCAGTAGAGGTGCTATGTAAG GGATTTCCAGCAGAATTTGCCATGTACTTAAATTACTGTCGGGGATTAAGATTTGAAGAGGCACCCGACTACATGTACCTGCGCCAACTATTTAGAATACTCTTCCGCACACTCAACCACCAATATGATTACACATTCGATTGGACTTTGTTAAAACAAAAACATGCAGCGTCACAAAGCTCAAGTCTAGCACTACCAACAACAAGAGAGGAAGTGGCCACCAAAGATGACCATCATAAAGATGACGACCATCACGGAACAAGCAAAAAGGTATCAAAGAAAAGAGATGCAAGTGCCCACTAA